A DNA window from Rhineura floridana isolate rRhiFlo1 chromosome 11, rRhiFlo1.hap2, whole genome shotgun sequence contains the following coding sequences:
- the LOC133367797 gene encoding olfactory receptor 14A16-like, whose protein sequence is MANQSTPTEFLLMGFSDEHDVQILHSVMFLFIYITALVGNVLIITAVALDHHLHSPMYFFLINLAVLGVCYISTTVPKTIAISLTNNKVISFAGCVTQVFLVIMFVGAELALLTVMAYDRYVAICHPLQYRLIMNWDACIQMAAVSWISTVIHEVLEITITFKLGFCGTNMIGQFFCDVPQLQKISCSDTKVNEVAHFDCLFYFIIAAMFTHLRPNGSSSRTMDFLSTLLYSFASYPQTHHL, encoded by the coding sequence ATGGCTAATCAATCTACTCCAACAGAGTTCCTTCTGATGGGATTCTCTGATGAGCATGATGTACAGATTTTGCATTCTGTGATGTTTCTCTTCATTTACATAACAGCCTTAGTGGGAAATGTTCTCATCATTACAGCTGTGGCCCTAGACCACCACCTTCACAGCCCCATGTACTTCTTTTTGATCAACCTCGCAGTATTAGGTGTTTGCTACATCTCTACTACTGTTCCCAAGACCATAGCCATTTCTTTGACAAACAACAAAGTGATTTCTTTTGCCGGATGTGTCACACAAGTCTTCTTAGTTATCATGTTTGTTGGTGCTGAGCTTGCCTTGCTCACTGTCATGGCTTATGACCGTTACGTAGCAATCTGCCATCCTCTACAGTACCGACTAATCATGAACTGGGATGCCTGCATCCAAATGGCAGCTGTTTCCTGGATAAGCACTGTGATTCATGAAGTCCTGGAAATCACTATCACAtttaaactgggcttctgtggaaCCAATATGATTGGGCAGTTTTTCTGTGATGTGCCACAGTTACAAAAGATTTCTTGTAGTGATACAAAAGTTAATGAAGTTGCCCATTTTGACTGTCTTTTCTATTTTATCATCGCAGCTATGTTTACACATCTGAGGCCTAATGGATCTTCCTCTCGAACCATGGACTTTCTGTCAACTCTTTTGTACAGTTTTGCTTCCTATCCTCAGACCCATCATTTATAG